The following proteins come from a genomic window of Nicotiana tomentosiformis chromosome 12, ASM39032v3, whole genome shotgun sequence:
- the LOC104095188 gene encoding probable phospholipid-transporting ATPase 4 — MARGRIRAKIRRSSLYSFACYRSHAKEDGPHQLGPGFSRVVHCNQPHLHEKKPLKYCSNHISTTKYNIITFLPKALFEQFRRVANLYFLMAAIVSATTNLSPFSAFSMVAPLVFVVGLSMAKEALEDSRRFIQDTKVNHRKASVHKEDGVFSHKPWMKISVGDIVKVEKDQFFPADLLLLSSSYEDGICYVETMNLDGETNLKVKRALEVTLSLEDDEAFKQFSATIKCEDPNPSLYTFVGNLEYDRQVYPLDPSQILLRDSKLRNTAYVYGVAIFTGHDSKVMQNSTKSPSKRSRIELQMDKIIYLLFTVLLSISFVSSIGFAIYAKFQLPSWWYMQPMNEVNNVVDPRQPELSGLLHLVTALILYGYLIPISLYVSIEVVKVLQALFINQDISMYDDESGTPAQARTSNLNEELGQVDTILSDKTGTLTCNQMDFLKCSIAGTAYGMRASDVELAAAKQMAEDLGGQDPDSPRREYENGSSEIELESVITSKDDFKAAIKGFSFEDSRLMKGNWMKEPNAEVILLFFRILSVCHSAIPELNEETGNFNYEAESPDEGAFLVAAREFGFEFCKRTQSSIFVRERYPSFQEPIEREFKVLNLLEFTSKRKRMSVIIRDESGQILLLCKGADSIIYDRLSKNGGRFQEAMTKHLNDYGEAGLRTLVLAYKKLDEAEYLAWNEEFAKAKSYIGGDRDAMLERVSDMMERDLILVGATAVEDKLQKGVPQCIDKLAQAGLKIWVLTGDKMETAINIGYACSLLRQGMKQISITTMNADSVAQDSKQAMKEDILKQITNASQMIKLEKDPHAAFALIIDGKTLAYALENDMKQHFLNLAVNCSSVICCRVSPKQKALVTRLVKDGTGKITLAIGDGANDVGMIQEADIGVGISGAEGMQAVMASDFAIAQFRYLERLLVVHGHWCYKRIAQMICYFFYKNICFGLTLFYFEAFAGFSGQSVYDDSYMMLFNVILTSLPVIALGVFEQDVPSDVCLKFPALYQQGPKNLFFDWYRILGWLGNGIYTSLIIFFLNIIIFYDQAFRSGGQTADLTALGTTMFTCVIWAVNCQIALTMSHFTWIQHILIWGSIATWYIVLLIYGRLAPVYSKYAFRILEEALAPAPIYWCTTLLVTMVCTLPYLAHIAFQRSFSPMDHHIIQEIKYYKKDIEDRHMWKREGSKARQKTKIGFTARVDAKIRLLRGRLQKKKL; from the exons ATGGCGCGAGGCAGGATAAGGGCAAAGATCCGAAGGAGCAGTTTGTACTCATTTGCTTGCTATCGGTCGCATGCCAAGGAAGATGGTCCCCATCAGTTAGGCCCCGGGTTCTCGCGAGTTGTACATTGTAACCAGCCCCATCTCCATGAAAAGAAACCTCTTAAGTATTGCAGCAATCACATATCCACCACAAAGTATAACATCATCACATTCCTACCCAAGGCCTTATTCGAGCAATTCAGGCGTGTTGCTAACTTGTATTTTCTCATGGCTGCAATTGTGTCGGCCACAACAAATCTGTCCCCGTTCTCAGCTTTCAGTATGGTAGCTCCGTTGGTCTTTGTGGTCGGGTTGAGTATGGCGAAGGAAGCCTTAGAAGACTCGCGGAGGTTCATACAAGATACAAAGGTCAATCATCGGAAAGCTAGTGTCCACAAGGAAGATGGTGTGTTTAGTCATAAGCCGTGGATGAAGATTTCGGTTGGAGACATCGTGAAAGTGGAAAAGGATCAATTTTTCCCGGCAGATTTACTTCTTTTATCGTCTAGTTATGAAGATGGAATCTGTTATGTGGAAACTATGAACTTGGATGGAGAGACAAACTTGAAGGTAAAACGAGCGTTGGAGGTTACTCTATCTTTGGAGGATGATGAGGCTTTCAAGCAATTCAGTGCAACCATAAAATGTGAAGATCCTAATCCTAGTCTTTACACTTTTGTGGGCAACCTCGAGTATGATCGTCAGGTTTATCCTCTTGATCCGAGTCAGATTCTTCTCAGGGATTCAAAGCTTAGGAATACAGCTTATGTTTATGGAGTTGCTATATTTACTGGTCATGATAGCAAAGTTATGCAGAATTCTACAAAGTCTCCTTCTAAAAGGAGTAGGATCGAACTACAGATGGACAAGATTATTTACCTCCTTTTTACTGTCCTTCTCTCGATCTCATTTGTCAGTTCAATCGGCTTTGCCATATATGCAAAATTTCAATTGCCAAGCTGGTGGTATATGCAACCTATGAACGAAGTAAATAATGTGGTCGATCCAAGACAGCCTGAGTTGTCAGGCCTTTTGCATCTGGTCACTGCACTTATACTATATGGTTATTTAATTCCTATATCCCTCTATGTTTCCATTGAAGTTGTGAAGGTCCTACAGGCATTGTTCATAAACCAGGATATTAGTATGTATGATGACGAGTCTGGAACTCCTGCTCAAGCGCGAACATCAAACTTAAATGAGGAGTTGGGGCAGGTCGATACTATCCTCTCAGACAAAACCGGCACTTTGACATGCAACCAAATGGACTTCTTAAAATGCTCCATTGCTGGTACGGCATATGGAATGCGTGCAAGTGATGTAGAACTTGCAGCCGCAAAGCAGATGGCTGAGGACCTTGGTGGGCAAGATCCTGATTCACCGAGACGCGAGTATGAGAATGGTTCATCAGAAATTGAATTAGAGAGTGTCATCACTTCAAAAGACGATTTTAAAGCTGCAATAAAGGGGTTCAGTTTTGAGGATAGCCGCCTTATGAAAGGAAATTGGATGAAAGAGCCAAATGCAGAAGTCATCTTGTTATTCTTTAGGATACTTTCAGTTTGTCATTCTGCTATTCCCGAGCTAAATGAGGAGACTGGCAACTTTAACTATGAAGCGGAGTCGCCAGATGAAGGAGCATTTCTTGTTGCAGCTAGGGAATTTGGCTTTGAGTTTTGTAAAAGAACTCAATCAAGCATTTTTGTACGGGAGAGATATCCTTCTTTTCAAGAGCCAATTGAAAG GGAATTCAAAGTTCTCAATCTATTGGAGTTCACTAGCAAGCGGAAGAGAATGTCTGTTATAATTCGCGATGAGAGTGGCCAGATTCTTCTCTTGTGTAAAGGAGCAGACAG CATCATCTACGATAGATTATCAAAGAATGGAGGAAGGTTTCAAGAAGCTATGACAAAGCATTTAAATGATTATGGGGAAGCAGGGTTGCGTACACTTGTGCTTGCCTACAAAAAGCTCGATGAGGCGGAGTACTTAGCCTGGAATGAAGAGTTTGCTAAAGCAAAATCTTACATTGGCGGTGACAGAGATGCCATGCTTGAAAGagtatctgatatgatggaaaggGACTTGATCCTTGTTGGTGCAACTGCTGTGGAGGATAAACTACAGAAGGGA GTTCCTCAGTGCATAGATAAACTGGCGCAAGCTGGTCTCAAAATCTGGGTACTGACAGGTGATAAGATGGAAACAGCCATCAACATAGG CTATGCTTGTAGTTTGCTTCGACAAGGAATGAAACAGATAAGCATAACGACAATGAATGCAGACTCAGTGGCTCAAGATTCTAAACAG GCTATGAAGGAGGAcattttgaaacaaatcacaaATGCTTCTCAAATGATCAAACTTGAAAAGGATCCACATGCTGCGTTTGCGTTGATTATTGATGGGAAAACTCTAGCTTATGCTTTGGAGAATGATATGAAGCAACACTTTTTGAACTTAGCAGTTAATTGTTCATCTGTCATCTGCTGTCGTGTATCTCCTAAGCAGAAGGCCTTG GTTACTAGGTTAGTAAAAGATGGAACTGGAAAAATCACCTTAGCAATTGGCGATGGTGCAAATGATGTTGGGATGATTCAAGAAGCGGACATCGGAGTTGGTATCAGTGGTGCAGAAGGAATGCAG GCTGTGATGGCGAGTGACTTTGCTATTGCGCAGTTCCGGTACCTGGAGAGACTTCTTGTTGTACATGGGCATTGGTGCTATAAACGAATTGCTCAGATG ATATGTTATTTCTTCTACAAAAACATCTGTTTTGGCCTCACACTCTTTTACTTCGAGGCTTTTGCTGGCTTTTCGGGACAGTCTGTCTATGATGATTCGTATATGATGCTATTCAACGTCATTCTTACTTCATTGCCTGTAATTGCACTTGGAGTATTCGAGCAGGATGTGCCTTCTGATgtttgtttaaag TTTCCAGCACTGTACCAACAAGGGCCGAAAAACTTGTTCTTTGACTGGTATAGAATTCTCGGGTGGCTTGGCAATGGTATCTACACGTCCCTCATTATTTTCTTCCTCAACATTATCATCTTTTACGATCAAGCCTTCCGTTCTGGAGGCCAGACGGCTGACTTGACAGCTTTGGGTACTACGATGTTTACCTGTGTCATATGGGCTGTGAACTGCCAAATTGCACTTACTATGAGTCATTTCACATGGATACAACATATTCTTATTTGGGGAAGCATTGCTACTTGGTACATAGTTCTCTTGATATATGGTAGGTTAGCACCAGTTTATTCTAAATACGCGTTCAGGATACTCGAGGAAGCTCTAGCTCCTGCTCCAATCTACTGGTGTACCACTCTTTTAGTAACTATGGTATGCACTCTGCCTTACTTAGCTCACATAGCTTTTCAACGATCGTTTAGTCCGATGGATCATCACATTATTCAAGAAATCAAATATTATAAGAAAGACATAGAAGATCGTCATATGTGGAAGAGAGAAGGATCTAAAGCAAGGCAGAAGACCAAGATTGGGTTCACAGCAAGAGTAGATGCTAAAATTCGGCTGTTGAGAGGGAGACTGCAGAAAAAGAAATTATAA